A genome region from Candidatus Parvarchaeota archaeon includes the following:
- a CDS encoding CopG family ribbon-helix-helix protein → MPIISVSVDDKTLEELKQLERELDFSGRSDAIRAGIRKLISENNERKRMKGKTKAVLLVVHSQDDEDKANGAKHQFEDIIGMQIHSDMGGGKCLEIFVMDGDAKRVQDFVGQMQSNKGIENLKLVLP, encoded by the coding sequence ATGCCAATAATCAGCGTTTCGGTGGATGACAAAACCCTTGAGGAGCTTAAACAGCTTGAGCGGGAGCTTGATTTTTCGGGCCGTTCTGACGCAATAAGGGCAGGCATACGGAAGCTCATATCTGAGAACAATGAAAGAAAAAGAATGAAAGGCAAGACCAAGGCAGTTCTATTAGTGGTGCATTCGCAGGATGATGAGGACAAGGCCAACGGGGCAAAACACCAGTTCGAGGACATAATCGGCATGCAGATACACAGCGACATGGGCGGTGGCAAGTGCCTCGAGATTTTCGTCATGGACGGCGACGCCAAACGAGTACAGGACTTTGTTGGGCAGATGCAGTCAAACAAGGGCATCGAAAACCTCAAGCTTGTACTGCCGTGA